Within Nematostella vectensis chromosome 1, jaNemVect1.1, whole genome shotgun sequence, the genomic segment TGGAGTAGGAGCTGAATGTTAGTGTTACGTTATTAGAAATCTTACGCACTAGAAGAGTGCAGGAACTAAGGGAAATCAGTCGAGAGAAGGgtaataatttcttttttaagaaattcaattttatttttattttccattgaaattTTCAATCGTTAAAGTTAACTTTTACTTTTTGAGAAGTTTGCAATAGTAAGTAAGTTAAAATCGattaagaaaacaaggaacTGGGGAACAAGTATCACCGCCTGTCACTCAACAAAGAAAATTGTCACAATGCAAAGCCGTAATCTGAATATGATTTCTTTTGTGTGaatagcatattttttcttctaaagCGAAGTGATACTTAACAAGATTAAAATCCTCAGCAACACGAAAACTTGGTGTTTATAACTAGTAATAAATTGCATTAAGTATTAATAACGCACATTATAGTTACTTGCAgtgttttttagttttctggAACGACGCCATCAATTTCTAGGCTAGCAATTTCTTAATTTCACGACCTTAAGATACAAGATAGAGTAGCATTTATGTTTTTCTGATATTGAGTCGAATGCAAAATAActattttattgtattatatTTGATGCTATTTTAGCCGATAAAAGATAAAAGGTTTTTCTGATATTTAGTCGGAAATGTTTTAAGCGATCAAGACCTTAGATTGCACGGGGGCAAGGGGTAGCTGTCAATGGGCACCGGATGAAGAAACTGGCCCCTGGAAACTGTCCGTTGAgaaatcctttttttcttttttgaagaTTTAATCATAAAAGACGGCACCATTTACTACAAAGGGTAACTACAATCGTAAAGAAACACGACTTATTTCATATCCCCACATCATGCCTGATCTTTTCGCCATTCTAATATGCGTTGGCTTCCTCTATGCTTCGTTCTctttaagatatttttatgCTTGTCGTTGCACTTTGCCACTTGTTAGCCACTTGTTTCTAAAGATTAGAGTGGATGTTTTCCCCCGTATACTTTCCAGTATTTTGTCTTCTAAGGATTATACTACAGAAACGATACGGCTGCATTACAAATCCGATAAAcggaacaaaataaaaaaaaacatgctaaaATAAATACATCTCTCCGATAAGGGTTTAATCCCATTTGAATCATACCATAATATATATTAACCTGCAAGTTTTGACACTTCTGAtgggaaataaacaaaacctCTGGACCCTGGAGCTTGTGGTTTAACTTTTCCATGTGAGCTTCAACAAAGCAATaacattatttatttaaattcgCTTCAAATATTAAATGGCTCTCATTAACGGTTGGCTTCCGTCAATGCATTCCATAACGCACAATGGTTAGCAGGTTTGCTTGAACGATCTGAGATGCTAACTTACGAAACACAACTATTCTTTAGCTTTTATATGACAGAATGTAAAGTCTGAAAGTTCCCCTAAAGGATAGAAACAGTATAAAAATATGATAACTAGGCTCCTATCGGGACTCGTACACTATTTCTCAAACACGATAGTTGCATTTCAAttgaataataatagaaatgaGAGTGCTTAGAGGGGCGGGTCCGTGGTTACCGGATGATTTTTCAAACACTCGTTTGATCTGTTTATATCTGCTCCTAGCCAACAACTGTGCAAACTGCCAGATGGTCTATTTTTCTCTCTATTTTTTGAGATCCTCACGGAAAAAGGACAGTGTTTCCTGATAAACAATTCGTTTGGAATCTAGAATGAATCATTTTACCAAAATTATAAGGTTTCACTCAAAAGAACCGCTAAGTTACCCGTTGGTTTTTATTTAGAGTGGGTATTgctttaaataaaattaagatTTAAAAGGGCTTCCACAGTTTTCATCAGATTTAGGCAGTTTTGACAGCTTAAAAGAAGTCAAGAAAAGCTTCAAAAACTGTATGTAAGTTCTGTAAACAAGATTATTTAGACTAACACAGCGGAGGCCTACTTTATAACAAAGGAGAACAATGGAGCTACAAGTAGGAGTCAATGGGGGTATGTATTAGCATGTACTAGAAACTGCCACCTGCACTTTGGAAATTGTCATGGGGCCAAGTACGCCAGAAATGTTTTCAAATGATAGCATAGCAAGGTTTTTCGTTTCATTTTATACTCATTGTGTTTGTTCCAAAAAAGGCTATCTATTGAAGTCATAGTCAAAGTATAGTCAACATATTTtgatttataaaaaatatcgcATTCTCTTGTTCTCAAAACTGCGCGTGCATTAAAAGATTTACAATTAGTTTTGTTGCAAACTGCTCACCCTTCGTCTAAACAATATCGGTGTAGTTTTATTATCTTGCCTTCTTCTGTCTTTTTGGGAACCCGTTGTTTTTACGCACGACTGGCCGTGTGCCTTTTTACAAGAAGACCCGCATAAAAGCGTGCTTGTATAAAAAGACATTTAGAGTATTGGTCCTCTGCATAAACACTCTAAGGTGCATTAGGTCCGCAAAGTTGCACGTGTAAGACAACAAAAGTCTTACAAACAGCTCAGGTAAGGATTTTTTACCCTACTGTTTTTGTAATGCATTAAAATCGTcgaagaaaaggctaaagaATTCCTTACTAATAATGTTTTTGAATGCAAATCTTCAGGTTATGATTAAAAGGGCCTGTTGTCTTCCTTGCAACATTTGCTCGGACCTAGGCGACGATTGCTGCCTAACAAAAGGGTGCTAAACCATTTGTCTCGTTACCCAGTGCAATTGTAAAGTAATTAAAGATTCATACATCGGTGCAAGATTACCCTCTGCAATAAATAGGACGACACCTAGGTTGAATGTCACAATGCCAGTAGAAACGGTCACCGAGTCACTTGTCGAACTTGCTCACCCATTGACACAGACCCAGAACACAAAATGTCTTCGTGGTCGCAAATGCACGAAGTTTATTGGTACGACAACCCAGACAAGACCATCGAGTGTGCCGTGTGCTCTGCACCGTCTTCCGGGCGGCACTACGGGGTCTTCACGTGTGAAGGGTGcaagtgtttttttaacagGACGGTGCGCTACAAACTTACGTATACATGTGAGAGCTCGGGGAGTTGCCGTGTTGATAAGCAGAATCGCACTCAGTGCCAAGCCTGTAGATTTAAGAAATGCGCCACTGTTGGAATGCGGAGAGAAGGTGAGGTTTTACAACTTTTTTTCCAAAGACGACTAagttatcatcgtcatcagtAAACTCCGTCTTTCTTTAGCGCAAACAAGCtcggatgttttttttagatgtttaACTCGTAAGATTCTACTTATTTGTTTCAGCGGGTCTTATCCTTTGACTTGGCTTCTTTTTATGTGTAATGGCGTTATGATTTTACACTTTTTTAATGCATGCAAAGGTGTTATAGGTGTTTTCCGCTTTCATGTTCTCAAGTTAGAAACGCGCTTCCAGTAAATATCTCATTTCTTTTTATGGATTTCACCCTTATATTTCAGCATCATGCAAATACAAAACGCTAGATATTGTCTTGGTATGATTCAAAAGGACAACTACAACACATTAACTTCTGCTTCTCGTTTTTCTACTCAGCCATCCGACGCGGCCGACCCACTAAGTACTCTTACATCTCAAGATCTTCCAAATCCTTTACACCACAGTACGACCTTATCTCCGTGCTTACACAACTCGAGCGATCCATACGGCCGCCAGTCCCGTACCCATCAAGCGGCCTACAGAGTAGCCCTGTTAGCATGTACCACCGCGTCTGTTCGATCCTCGTGTCCACCTTAGACTGGTCTCGCAGGGTACCTATGTTTGCCAACTTAGATGTGTGTGAGCAGTACTCGGTACTGCGTTCTCGTTGGTGTGAGATGTTGATCGTTAGCGCGGCGCAATACGAGGTACACATTGATGGCATACCGCTTGCTTATGAGGTAGAGATGAACCCTGGATTTTGCAATGAGAAGCAGATTCAGTTGAAGCGGAGCCTGAGgaattttcaagagagtgTTTGGCGCCTACGCGGGCTTGAAGAGGCAGAGTACGCATGTCTCAAGACCATAATACTCTTTTCTCCAGGTATGTCTTCAACTTTAACATAAACTCTAGAATAAGAACACCCTTTTTGTCCCGCCCCTCAAAGATTATTGCTAAAAGGAAACTAAAAATATAGTCCATTTCTTAACCTTTACAACAACCAAAAAATCATAGGCTTTAAATTCTAGATGGTATTCctattttcatgtttttatttctcgctcatttttctcaaaacaccagctctttttttgttatttcttcgTGTTTATGGGATCGTGTTGCTCCATGTGATGTTATCGCTTTGGGTCATCAAAAAGTTCAAAAGTTCAGCTCTCCGCTGGTGTCAAGTGCACTaccaaaacacaaacaaatgcCAGACACGATCTTATCATATCTTTTATCATCAACTTCATCATCTTATCATAATTTCTCttgcttctgttttttttccctctCTCTGTGAATTTCCCCGATTGCACTTGCAATGAtaaaaagagtaaaaaacGTGGTAATTTTACTCGCACCGCAATTTCTGCATTTCGCGgctcttttatttttacacaATAGTTAAAGTCTGTGGCATATGAATCTAGAGCGAAATGAATgaagatctttttttttctgttccaAAGTAGCTTATCGTAGGTTCCAAATCGAATACAAGACTCTCAGCAATTGTTTTATATATTCTCAAAAGCTACACATTCTGTTATTTAATAATCTGATATTGAAAGACAATTGAAATACATATTATAACGTTTCgaaataaatatacaaaaacaatGTTCTATACTTCAATATTAACAAGCGTTTGTTCTGCTTCTAGACGCCTCGGAAGGACCGTTTGTACAGGAGTTCGAGTCCTTACAAGAACTAGTCCTTAGTGCGCTTGACCGATTTTGTCGCGCGCGCTTCCCCGAGGAGCCGTCGCGATACGGAAAAGTTCTCCTGAAactcatgtcactcaagagcGTCATAGCGGAAGATATCGAGACTCTTGTCTTCTCAAAGCTTTTTCCGCACTCATCTGTAAGTGGGATTATCAGAAACCACTTGGTTAGTGACGTTACTTCAGCACCCGAATCAATGTCGCCTGCCAAGACGTCTCCGGTCAACCAATAGGGATCGAGCAATTATTGCCGACATCCCCTGTTAGCCAATAAGAGCCGAGCAGAAACCAGGAACCCATTCAGTTGCCAAGACGTACCCGATCCCAGCCAACAGGAGTTGAAAATAGGCCATGAAATTGCCATTGCATATCCTGCCACCTAATAGGGCCAAAAAAGGCAGTAAAATTAATCGCACATTTTTAAAGCTTTTGATGTTTTATgcttataataaaaataattgtaCATATCTCACAATATGTGAACGGAATTATCACCTAACGACTTATAACCAAATCTTTTGAAGTGattattttttcatggatgAAATTAAGTTATTATAACCATCAATGGGatgaataaaaatgttttttttaaactcatAAAGCGTTCGTTTTGTATTTTTCACGAATATTGATAATCCATGCCTTCTTCCGGACTTCAAAGCTAAATATTAAGCAGTAAGGCCTTTCATGGGTCCGACATGAGGTCCCACGGGGCATAGTCTTTCAATCAACAAGCCGTACAGAAGCTAGCCTAATAAACCAAACAGGAAAAATCCCAAACGAGTCTTTAACGTTGTTTGTAGTTATCACCTGATACTTTTAAATGATAAGATAATTTCTTCCCCTAGCGTGGCCCAACGGGAAATTTGCATGCGCAGACTAGATGCGCACTGGTGGCATAGCCCCTTTAAGGCTTTCTGGCTTCCATGATTGCAGCTCGATCACAGCTAATTTGGCCGTACGATCGCAACCGATCGCAAAGTGGTTCATATGTGATCCCACACGATCTTCCAGCGTTCCAGCCCTGTCGAAAATGACGCTTTTTACAAAAAGTTTTGTTAATTTCTCATTTATATGACATTTCGTTTGGCTGCCCAAGTTTTACATTGCTGTCTTTACAGCCACAAAAAATATTCCGATTATTCCTTAAAAATTCAATCCAATTGTATCTAATTTTACACGTGCAAAATTAGATATCAACTACAAACATATCACTTGGGAAATATAGTGATTTATATAgcggcttattagagagggtcGACTTATAAGAAAGGGGTGGCTTATCAGAAAGGGgtgacttattagagaggggtgtcTTATCAGAAAGGGgtgacttattagagaggtgtggcttattagagaggggtggcttattagagaggacTGGCTTATTAGTAAGGGATgggttattagagaggggtggcttattagataggtgtggcttattagagaggggtggcatATTAGAgaagggtggcttattagagatgggtgatttattagagagggctggcttatcagagagggctggcttattagagagggctggctcattagagaggggtgccttattagagaggggtggcttattagagaggggtggcatATTAGAgaagggtggcttattagagatgggtgatttattagagagggctggcttatcagagagggctggcttattagagagggctggcttattagagaggggtgccttattagagaggggtggcttattagagagggcttgctttttagagaggggtggcttttagagagggctggcttattagagaggggtggctgggacagacagacagacagacagacagacagacagacagacagacagacagacagacagacagacagacagacagacagacagacagacagacagacagacagacagacagacagacagacagacagacagacagacagacagacagacagacagacagacagacagacagacagacagacagacagacagacagacagacagacagacagacagacagacagacagacagacagacagacagacagacagacagacagacagatagatagatagatagggtTTTATTCAATTGCCATGGCAGTATTACAGACTGAATTAAGGCTAAGGGCCAGCACATATAACGTTATAATATTACAGAAATCGATAAGTTACAAAGTCACCAAAGCGTTTAGTTACAAAAATATGTTTGTAGGTATTCATACTGCCGGATCTTAGTGAGTACCCATGCTCGTTATTAATTACGCCTCCAGTAATTACAGATCGAAGGGGTTCTAGCTCCTTAGCGGAGGTCATGAGACCGATACAAAGCTCGCGCCTGCGGTCAGCAAGACTTTGGAGCCCGCTGGCGTCCAAGGCCTCCTTGTATCGTAGATGGGGTAAAACGATACGGAGGGCCCTCTTTTGGATGCCCTCAACaatggcttattagagaggggtgacttattagagagggctgGCTTATTAGGGAGGGccggcttattagagagggatgGCGTATTAGAGAGGGCTGGTTTATTAGAGATGGGTGATTTATAAGAGAGGGATGGTTTATTAGAGATGTgtgacttattagagaggTGTTACTTTTATTAGTGAGGGGTGACTTATTACAGatgggtggcttattagagaggtgTAGTTTATCAGAGAAggctggcttattagagagaggtgacttattagagagggttGGCTTAGAAGAGAGGGCTGGTGTAGCAGTAGTGCCTCTGATTGAATGAATCATTTTTCTCTACGTGAAATCCagattttattattagaaataaataaacaaattaaacaaaataaataaaaatcaccCGCCCGCGTGCTCTCGAGGTAGAAATCGCGACCagaaatgaaatatttttttggcctAATCGTTCCCTATTTCATGTGCACTGTTTtaagagggattttttttctcctggGGACCTCAACTCCTgcatttttcgcaagcttaATAAACGAACCGCGAGAATATTTATGGGGCATGCACCCCAGAAATCTATTTAAAGTATCTGGAAGCCCTCCGACTCAACCGGCAGTCCGCTCTTATACAAATTAAGTACCACTGCGAGCTGGGACGAAATATCCAAGAGCAAATGGTTATCTAAATGGGTAAACTAGTCCAAGTTCAAAGTTATGGCTACATGCCTGTAACCGCGTATGTTCTTCCTGTATGTTAGtacaaaaagaaaatcctaTGGGCGGGAAATTATAATCCGTCGCAAAATGTGAATATGTTAGACAGAATTGAGAATTTTGAACTTGAAATTCTGCATCGCTATCGGCTTTCTAAACAAAATATGCATACATTATGTTATTTTACCG encodes:
- the LOC5515852 gene encoding COUP transcription factor 1 — its product is MSSWSQMHEVYWYDNPDKTIECAVCSAPSSGRHYGVFTCEGCKCFFNRTVRYKLTYTCESSGSCRVDKQNRTQCQACRFKKCATVGMRREAIRRGRPTKYSYISRSSKSFTPQYDLISVLTQLERSIRPPVPYPSSGLQSSPVSMYHRVCSILVSTLDWSRRVPMFANLDVCEQYSVLRSRWCEMLIVSAAQYEVHIDGIPLAYEVEMNPGFCNEKQIQLKRSLRNFQESVWRLRGLEEAEYACLKTIILFSPDASEGPFVQEFESLQELVLSALDRFCRARFPEEPSRYGKVLLKLMSLKSVIAEDIETLVFSKLFPHSSVSGIIRNHLVSDVTSAPESMSPAKTSPVNQ